DNA sequence from the bacterium genome:
GTTGGCTCGGAACTACAAAGCTTGCGCACACCGCAGGAGCCGTGTCCTATGATAGCATCCGCCTACGGAAGCTTCAACTGAATGTGCGCCTCTTCCAGCGCGTCGGTCTCCACCGGTGAAGGGGCGCCCGTCATCAGGTCCGCCGCGCTCTGGGTCTTCGGAAACGCGATCACCTCTCGAATCGTCTCCTGACCCGCCAAGACCATCACGGCCCGGTCGAGGCCGAGCGCAATCCCTCCGTGCGGAGGCGCCCCATACTGGAACGCTTCCAGGAGGAATCCAAACCGATCCCGGGCCGCCTCGGGGGTGATTCCGAGGAGTCCAAACATCCGCGACTGGAGCTGCCGCTGGTGTATCCGGATGCTCCCTCCCCCCAGCTCGACGCCGTTCAGCACCAGATCGTACGCCTTCGCGCGCACGGCGAGTGGGTCGCCGTCGAGCAGGGGCAGATCCTCGTCCATCGGCGCCGTGAACGGGTGGTGTACAGCGGCGAGCCGGCCGGTCTCTTGACTGCGCTCGAGGAGCGGAAATTCCACGACCCAGAGGAACGCCAGCCGGTCTGTGATGAGCCCCAGGCGGCGGGCGAGGTCCACCCGGATCCGCCCGAGCACTGCGCTGGCCTTGCGGGGCTCATCGGCCACCAGGAGGAGCAGGTCCCCCGCGGCGGCACCGAGTCTCGTTCTGAGCGCCGTGAGATGCGACGGCGTGAGGTAGCGGGCGGCGGGGCCACGCGAGCGGTGTTCCTCGAGGTGCACCGGGATGATCCCCTGAGCGCCTGCCGCCTTCGCGGCGTCCTCCAGTTCCTGCACCTGACGGCGGCTGTAGCCGGCCGCTCCCGGCACACGCACGCCGCGGACGGCGCCCCCTCCGGGCGTGGCGGCGAGCACTCGGGCCACGACTTGGAACTCGGTGTCATGAAAAATATCGGAGCAATCGGCGATCGGCATCTCGAACCGAATGTCCGGCTTATCGCTGCCGTACCGGTCCATGGCTTCGGCGTAGGTGATCCGTGGAAATGGGATCGGGACGTCGATTCCCAGCGCCTCCCGCACGGTCGCGGCCATCATCCGCTCCGTGAGAGCGATGACGTCGTC
Encoded proteins:
- the aspS gene encoding aspartate--tRNA ligase, coding for RYFQIVRCFRDEDGRADRQPEFTQIDIEMSFVGADDVIALTERMMAATVREALGIDVPIPFPRITYAEAMDRYGSDKPDIRFEMPIADCSDIFHDTEFQVVARVLAATPGGGAVRGVRVPGAAGYSRRQVQELEDAAKAAGAQGIIPVHLEEHRSRGPAARYLTPSHLTALRTRLGAAAGDLLLLVADEPRKASAVLGRIRVDLARRLGLITDRLAFLWVVEFPLLERSQETGRLAAVHHPFTAPMDEDLPLLDGDPLAVRAKAYDLVLNGVELGGGSIRIHQRQLQSRMFGLLGITPEAARDRFGFLLEAFQYGAPPHGGIALGLDRAVMVLAGQETIREVIAFPKTQSAADLMTGAPSPVETDALEEAHIQLKLP